DNA sequence from the Pomacea canaliculata isolate SZHN2017 linkage group LG7, ASM307304v1, whole genome shotgun sequence genome:
GTTGATGATAAAACATTGCATAAATGGTAATGATCCTGGCATATTAGACTGTACATTATTGAGAAAATACATAGTAAACtctaaagaaaaacatataaGGGATATATCATGCACATCCATTGTAGATTAACTTGCATTTAAACTTATTACCATTATACcaagaaaagggaggaaaaggaagaagctGGAAGGTTTAAAATGCGCCTGCTTATCCTCATTGTAAatactttttcactttttttgcaaTTCCCtggtattattatttaaaattatttaacccCTACCCACTCACCCCAAATCTCTCAATATGTAGAAATGAGCTGGTTATAATTACGATAACCACTGTTGTGAAAAATGTCTGATTTGCAATTTATtgtatgataatatttttcttcatagtatcttttctttacttctattACAAATGCACACCCAATTGCATATTAAAACATCTGTTtctgtaaatataatttttttttcttttagtaaggCTGAATATCTTATATAATTCATATTCATTTTGGAATCCAAATATGattaattgtttgtttacttcaataTGGTTACAAGGAAGACATGTTTCTTATAACCTAATAAAACAAGATAGCACACCAGTGAGAACACTCTAAAGTCTAAACTAAAGAGAACTGATCTGACATTATGCCTTATATGTAAGTTTGAGAAGTACAGAAAAAACCAATCTGAATTTGTCATTCAATCGTCCTGTTATCTGGAAAAAAACTAAGTTTGTTTCACATAAATCCTGTTCTCATTATGGAAACAATATATGCATACCACCTTCTGTCTCAAAAAAACCACTGGCTCAGTTTAGCTTACTATTTATTCCTGCAGTAACGGTTGGTAAAATCCATAATCAGCTGTCCAGTATATCGAACCTTACGTCTGAGCTTCTGTTGCTCATCCTTACAATGACCGCAACATCTGGCTGCCGCTGTTTTCGCGCTGGCTTAGCTGGTTGCACGTGGTACGTGGGAAACTGCGCAgataaacaatacaaacatgtttacaaattcTCCTAATACTTCGTACAGCAAAATtagcattatttttaagttcGAGTCACAATATTTAACACTTGCCACGTCACTTATATCATTGTTTtgataaagtgaacaaaataacgAGTGAGCAGTGAGTGATCTCCATTAAATTGTAGTACTTCATACAAAAACATGAAACCTGTCAAAAAAATCTTAATGGGAGTTAGAAGTAAAATTGAATCAAGTGATGTGTCCTAACACTTCAATTTTTGTTGTGTGCAGTCgtctttttaaataatacactTGTAGCAGATGATATAAGATGTTATGCGTGAAGTTATCTACTATATACCCACATACACTGCGACCAAACGATTCCAATCGTCCAATGTTAACAGCAGCCACATCGAAATTTCAACATGCTCAAAAATGATCATGctcattttgaagaaaagtaataaaagatcaGCGATCACCAATATTCCCCAATTAAGAAATGAACCTACTCTAATAATACAGCAATGACCGTGTAGCATCTCGGGGCAGTGGTCGAGTCATCCAATTATCGAATGGTCAACTGAGCAGAATGTTAAAATTCGTCATAGCCGCAtctttagtaataataaataagaaaataaaatatgagtaTAGTATATTATTGCATGGGCTGTCCATTTGTTACTACCAAACGATCCCTAAATGCTCTACGTCGCTTTATTTTGCTTCACCCCGACATTTGCATGTCAAGTAAAGGCATGGTTGATGACTACTAGATGACTATTGAGCAGCATTGTACCGCAGTCCGTGAGATCGTGTCTGCTGAGCTCATCCTTCATACCACGTGATCGTCCAACGTAACACGTGCACAAGGATATTGTAAGATTGAAAGATGCGGAATAAGATTGATAAAACCATATGAATTTAATTTTGATGGTTAATTGATGTGAGAATAACTTCTCTATTAAGATGTAATCATTAGCCGCCTATAGTGTTGTGAAATAGGATAGTGGTTTATGAGTAGGGTTCTTGTTGCACCATGCTCTTGACCTCAACTTTTATACCAAGCACTCGACACGTGCTCATGAGCGTGAGTCTAGCTGTGCTGTTTCAATTGCACATTTTATTATCGCTATTATTATCCAAATGATCTAAACGTGGGGCAAAGAGTGGAACATATGCCGTGTAAATATCAAgctatatctatataattatatattattttatctgttgGTCTTGAAACGCCTGCCATTTGCGTTTGCGttcgtgcgtgcttgtgtgtcaGTAGAGATGCGAGAGTAAAGGAGAGAGACCTTTAAcctttgatcatttattgacaCCACCGTTGAGTTGATGTCAATAGGTAAGTCATCAATATTCAAAAATACGTTGGGTCGTTATTTAACTGATTCTTGACCTATGACGGAGTGTTAGGGTCTTGCTCCATCTGTCACGTGTTTGCCTGTTATTAGAGCGCCTCCAGGATCGGCCCACACGTTCTTGGGGAGAAATCGTATTCAAtgtcatataaaaaaataaagtttaatcgTTGTAGCTGTGTCTGTGCATAGGCTGGTGGTCtatgcaacaaaaataaattacttttgcCAGATTCAATAGTATCCGGCTTTAaccaaaaaaagagaggtgcTGATATAAGTGCTTATTTTTATATGATGTGTTGACAATTTTAATTGCTAGCTCCACAGTTCAAATTTTTTAACTCGTCACAATTAATTGTACTTCTATGGGTGAAACTAGCTTAAAAcacatctgaaaacaaaaagacatgGGAAAAGAAGGAGAAGCATCATATAGTTGAAACAAGATGCATGGTGTGAGACTTCTTTAGTTCATCTTTAAGCTATAAACATATAATCCTTCTTTAATCTAAAAATTTCCCGtttctcatttttgttatcTTAAGCAGCTGTACAGAAGAACTACGGGTGCATGAAGATTTCAGATCACATCAAAGAATGGCTGCGTTTTGCAGCATAATGAGACGGTAGtaaaatggagagaaaagaaactaaCTTCCAGAATATTTTATGGAGTTGACACCTATGTTTCTGTgaattttctttagttttagtGTACTTTTGTGAATCTACGTTTCTTCGTTGTGATTTGGTGTGCTGACATCCATTGGATATACTTTTTAtgcactttttaattttaaaaaatcatcttcaATTACCCAGTTTTCTCGCTGCACTGTATTCACAAGCAAATactgcaaaactgttcattaaACAATCTCCTCCCGTTGTGACAACGGTGTCCTTTTAATACTTTATGCTTTAAAGTCTATTAGTTTAGCTTTAGCTTATTTCTTGCAACTCCCAAGGGTTGCAACATCACTTCtcctttaaatatttgaaattgaaatattttaaaatgttaattttagcAAATTCATTTGCCTTGATTTATCACTGCTTAATTAGTCCCTATgcgtttttctttctgttgagtATCATATGCATCCATCTTTATCGTAGATTGTCATCATTTGTTTTACATATAAGATTAATTGttattgtataatgtaaatgtctcctGTGTTAATATGATTTAATAAAACGGAACATTTTAATCTTCTATGTGTGTTGTTTCTACCATGTTTAGAGGACTGCaacgtgtatgtgtgaaaataaaatattcttttgtttgctaaacatttaaattacatttgaaaACGTTCGTGAAGTTTTTTGATAAAGGTTGTGAGTACACGTTACTAAAATATTACTTCAATGGGCATgataaactttttataaacatttggtGAGATTATTATTCAAGTATTTTATGAgaccattttataaacattaataaaatgttacagtTAGCAGCTTAGACTTTGGGGTCTTTATCTCGAGGTAGCGAAAGGCATATAGGTCTGGCATCTCAGCCCGTGTTTGATCCTGTATCACTCAATGTGAGACGTTGATACCTGATTTCATAAATgactcgggaaaagtaaatcctggaaaaaaagatttgtacCACTTTTACAAAATACTCGCTCCGAGTTAAGTGTTGTATCTCACACTTCATCTGCAGCTACTGATTTACTCAAAGACCCCCAAAGTTATCAGCCAACCTTTAACGTCAGGTCTGTAGAAACTGTCATTAACTCTCAACATCTTGAGAGGCAGACGAGGGACAGCAACTAGGCGCAAGGCAAAGCTTTTGTATGTCTTCACATGAAATGAAATTATAGTCATGTTAATGTTTTTCCTTATCAGCTTTAATGTATTCTATGAATGGTGAAACAGAAGAGATAAAATCGTTCTTTAGACATAcaggtgatttttttaattgtggtCTCTACTGACATGCATTGCTACAATGATGCGGATAGCTTGTCTTTGTTAGTCAAGACCGAGCACAACTTTACACATCGTCGTATTGTTTAGATGCGAGAGACCCAAAACTTATTTTGCGATTAAGGCCCAGCTCATTCCACACGCTTCATGGGCAGAGATATCAAGGTAGGGTTCTGTCCAGTGGTTGGCATCAacacattgtttctttttcccgCAGGTGAAGTCAATGCAGAATTCAAGGTTCTTGGCCCACAAAGTGGCGGTGGGGGGCACCTCAATCATCCACTGCAACATGCACTCGCCAAATTTTGGGTTGGTTACGTCAAGATAGTCTTGTGTCCAGGAATTGGCAGGGGCGCTGATTGTAAAGGGTGTGCCCACAGGCCCACAGGCACAGGGGGACCACGTTGGATACCAGCGGAAATTCACCTACAATCACAGAGAAAATACGGTAAATACTCTATAATAGTTAACTAGCTTGTTCAGAGTAGTTTTATTATCTCATCTTATTCCAGTGTTAAGAACACTGCTAACAAATCTGACCTTGACAGACTTAAACCAGTCTGAACTCTCGGTTGTCGATAGCTTCCAGACTAGCCTGCAGCCGGTGTCGCCGAGGTAGGTCTTGTCCATGTACTGTTGCGTGTAACGGTTTGGCTCAGCGCACAGGGTACTGGTTGATTGCCCATTGCACTGGTCTGCGCTGCCCACTGCAGTAGATCTAAAGCAGAAGGTGGTTCGGTCTGAAAACCATGCTGGAACGCTCACCTGTTTAACATTTCAGGTGCAAAATTTCAATGCCTCTTGCTGAAAACAGAAAGCTTAGGATAATCAGAATTTCACAAAAACCAAATATCTTTGATTTTTGTGCAGTTACTGTTTGAAAGAGATGTAGAGCCGTTTACTCGTGCAGCTGATGATTTGATAGTGAAACCTGCCGTTTATTAATCAACAGAGgaaggtttatatatatatattcaaaacatGTGTGTGAGACTATACATACATTAtacaaacataattattatgaaTTTTGTGCTTTTAGAAAAAGTGTTTCCTTTGAAGCCGTTTAAAGGACACGACCATTGAGGTTAGGTAAGGTGTTGTGCAACGTGTGATGTATACACCGCACAATCACGCTCACAAAGGAGCATCATCTCATCATTGAAGACAAGCAGAGAGGCAAAGTACGACGGATGAAATTAGAAACCACTGAGCAGACAAgtagtaaaaaagaaagttaaaagacACAAGAGAAATAAGCAATCAGCAGTAAGGATGGAgaatgtcataaatctgcagaagaAGACGAGAATGAAGAGAATTCAATTGACTAAAACAACACAACTCTTGACAACTATGTTTATTGGTGTAAAGAGTACTATTTGTGGAACAGGTGTGTTTTTAGTACCAAGATTCGATGACCTTCGGTGGTTGTTTTAGTGACAGGGGTAGTGTTCAGTCCTCAGATAAAGAAGATTAGCTGGGATGTagggaaaaagaaattaatataactAGGACAGACTCacgcaaagaaattaaaacacagaacAGACAGTGTGTAGTAaatgcgagaacggatgggtagccagtgaaGTCAACGTAAGAGAGGGGTCACATGGTCCTGTTTTTTAGCTCTAAGTACCAGACGTTGATACATGTGTGAATTAGTCATATCCCTTATTGAACTCATGGGAGAGCTTTACATAATCCTTGGAAATCTTAGTCCACTTCGTTGTATAAGAATTATGCTTACTAGTATCATCACTGtcgcaaaaataaattttttagaTAAGACGTACACGGATAACCTATCTCACAGATTTTTCccactttaaacattttaagtaaTTGCATTCTAAACTTATAAAGCTTATTGCTAATCGAGTATTTGAAATTGAGCAACCTCAAGACTTTTGAGGACTGTTCTATTAAATGCTAGTGATTACACTCACCTTAATTACTCTTCTAATTAAATCCTCAAATCGCTGATTACTTTTGACTTAAATCATTACTTAACCtctttaaaattagttttgtattttaatacattatacTAACTTTTAAACTGCTTCCTGTGTCTTTTCTCGCTACTTGCTATTTGAAGAACTGGATAGGAAATCTCTTTACGGCAtcttgagcttttttttttcaaaacgggTACGATGTAATAAACCTCGCCTAGAACTCACTTGATCCTCGATGGACTGTAACAGCTTTTCGTCCTCGTCGCTGAATATCGTCTTCTTCTTGAGGTTTTGAAGTTGCGCCGAAAGGTCTCTTAGCTCATTATGACCAACTGTCCAGCTGTTCAAACGTATATAGGTTAATCGGTCAAGGTTGGCGACCTTCGCTTTCAGAAGGTAGTTCTTCACGGCAAGTTCCATAGATGCTCTCTTAGTAGTGTCCCTGCATTGTAGATTACATATTGTAAAGTCAATACGCCCTGGAGGTCACGTGAAGGATTATAAGCTACGTGTACTGATAAATCATTACTTAGAATTACATGACAATGATACAGATTGTTTCGTTCTCACGATAAAttgaatatgtatattttttatcctCTAATTTTTGAGAAGATAAATTATATTTACTGAAATCCTAATACCTACGCGATCAAACTGCTGATAGTACTCAGTGTCCCGGACATGAAATATGGGAGCTTGGCTATGGTCGGCTGCCACTTAGTCAGACCATCCGCAGCCAGATTGGTTTGGCCACCAAAAAATCTGTTGAGAAATTCACCAAGAAAAGGGCATATCAGTATGTATTTTTACCGACTTTTTTTTAACGCTCATAACTTTTGATACATACAGTGATAAGCGGACAGACTTATTCCAGTTCGTGAATATCGAGTGTTAAAACAGTTGGTTTGAAAACTTGTAAATAGGAGCTTTAAATATCTTTATGCAAATAGACACAGCCGCAGTTTCAAACATCGCTAACAAAGAACTAAATACTCTATCTCATTTTTTCACAGATTACTCACTTAGCAGTAATCAATGATGATTCCTTAAATTCAATCACTTCTTTGCTCTGATCTGATGATCCTCCCGTTTCAGTAGAGAGGATGCTGGCGAATGTTGCTTTGATATTGGCCTCTACTTGTTGAGAATTCTTGTTCTGGAAATACGACATGTCTGTTTCAGACGTAAACAAGAACATTCCTCCTAGTTTGCCCTTGTTGAAGTAGTGAGTGCCATACGTTTTGATGAAATCGTAGTAACCTTCGGTGTCAGCAGTAAAGTCTGAGGGAAGTCTGCTCAGAGTCTGCAGTGGGTTTTGCCCAAGTAAAAGATTAGGCGAGAGGTTGGCTGAGCACGTGGTGTACACAGCAGACATCTGAGACACCGTGCGGCCGTATTTTGTAATAGCTTCCTGCAcgataaatattattataagatgaagttcattaaataatatcagatttttacaaagtttgcatttattataaCTTTACGACACTGTTTAAACTGCGTAAAATCTTAAACGCAATTTAAAAAAGCAGTATGCTTACACCAAACTTGGCTGTATTAACATTAAATTACTTTCaattcagaaagaaaattaacaggATTTTATAGAATTTCAGTGTGAACGCATTTAAACAGGAACGTTTGTCACGAGTGATCATTCTAGTGAACGGGTTGGGCCTCGATATGTTGACAACACCAAACACTATAATTCCCTTCCGGAATATCTGACCGTCTGCTACAGAGGTTTCTCAACTATTTATCATAGTATATGATGAATATCAAAGTACATGTATCTTAATTAGTTGTTAAAATTCAGCTTTCCCATCGAGATCATCAGATGGTACAAAAACtaataaactaaaacattttatctgtgtttcgtgggtgggtgtgtgtgtgaggaggggTGTTGtttgagggtgtgtgtgtgtgtgtttgttttcaaaagccGAACAACTTTGTATGTATTTCATTACTACAATAAAGGATCCAGTTTGTTATACAAAATAGTCCTTAAATGTAAAGCGTAatcttaatatatttttctgaataTGAACTAGTTCTTTCATGCTAAATATCTCTAAAATACACattatgactttaaaaaattgcaaggACTAATAATATGTGTGTCTATAAcatttgacctctgacctgcatCTCTGCGTACGACGCGCTCGAAGAAAAGCCAGCCTTCGCTGTATCGACACTGATGCCAGCACTGATAGAAAGCGCTTGACTAATCTGACTCTCGCTTTTAATTGTCGTCACACTTGAAGTCTGCTGCCCAGATGACTCAATAACCACGCTGTCTACCTGGTCGGGAACGTCAAACGATTCCTGCAGGACAGAAGAAGCAGTACAACAAAGTGATATCACTTCCCTGTCTATATTCTATGTAGATGGTCCTTTTTGAAGTTTTAGTGTAAAGTATACGACTAAAACACATGGGTTTGTTTCTTAAAGTTGCTAAGTGGAACTCTTTATAAATCAGTAACTTCAGCACGTAATTAACGCGATTATCAATGAACCAAGATTATacttgaaaaaaagacaagaactgTAGTAAGGGTGTTATTTTCGCAACTAGCAATCTGAATTCTTTTAAACATGTTAAAACAAAGAGTCCCACTCGTgtcctataataataataataataataataataataataataataataataataataataataatataataataataataataataatgggaattTATAACACGCAGCGGTACGATcgagatagatcgcactctctgcgtaGCCgtagaccaataatgataaaggaTTTCTGGGAATCAACTTCTATCTGGTCCTTTAACCATCTTGAGAATAATATACACGCATTCTTCATGCAATAATTCCACTTGTAATGAAAATTTGCTTCTAATTCAAACAGTTAACTTACTCCATCAACTATCGTAGTTTGTCCTCGATCACAAGTGTAGTCGGCCACAGCGCTTCTAAACCCGTTGTCTCCAAGATCAAACAAAGGAAGAAGGTCCAACTAAGAACATATCAACATATATTTCAAGTATTTCTGCAAGTATATCCACGCATACGTAAGGCTAAGTTTGTGAGATGCTGTCGTTTGTGGCTCAGTACCATTTGAGCGATACGTATGTCTTAAAATACAGAGTTTAGAAATGATTAGAGTTCAAacagaaacattaaataatcattataaGGGACACATTAGAAATCATAAACAATGTACTTTTTCTCAGAGGAAAGCAGGATTTGAGTATAGACACTAATATTTTGACTAAACACCGCCTGATGTTTATCTTGCTGGTAACTCTTTCCTCTCTCTACTTAAAGATAGCATTAACACACGCGGTTGGAGGAACCCCCAGGGTATGTCTCATTTGCGCCCTCAGTTTTTATCCATACTCTAATTCAAGATACGAAAGGAATAGTTCTGTTGAGCATGTTAAAGGGTAAGCAATGTCGACCAAAACGGttacacagaaaataattaatatgtCGGTGAACAGGTATTATTCTTAAATCACGCTAATTTATTATACATAACATGTGGACTATCATGTAGATAACAGCTATCACATCACAAAGTGAAGAAAgtagcaataaatattttaacattgtaTATTTAATCTTATTTTACTATGAAACGAAGAAGGAGATTAATGCATGGTCATCCGATAATTCACATTCAACAACATAATTTAGCaattttaatgcaaaaatattcaaaaatggGAACAACCGTCGTTTGTATACATCTACATCCTCACTGATATTATGAAATCAGTTAATGATTAGatggattttatttaaaacaaacctttGATTACCTAAGATAGCAAAACCAGTTAGGCTAGGGGGATTGTCTAAAAAAACACCGCTTGCAACTGGATCTGTAGTATAAGTGAAGACAGCTTTACCTCCTCTAAAGTATGGCTTCCATTCTACATCAGGGTCAACTAGAAAGTCCCTCGtgtttcaaagtatttttatcttctttgtaAAAGCTACCTTGTGATGTCTACGCCAACTCTCAGCTTGTCAAGCCCCGGGACGATCTTCGGACAAACTCTGGCTCCCTCAGAGTGATCCAGGCTGCAGACGACAATCAGCAGGAGTAGCTGTGACACTACCCACCATCTCAGTTGAGACATCCTGACAGAAATGGTTCAGGACTGGAACGATAGAGGATTGGCTGCAAAAGACAAACTTCAGTCATAGTCAGGGCGCTTGCTGCAATTAGCGCTgtcttttctaaattttaatcATAAATTAAGCAGTACTCTGCTAACATAATCACAAAACTGTTCAACATAATTCAGATACCCATAGACAGTCGGCACAAACGACGTTTGAGAACTCACCTACAAGCAGTtgatacagaaaaacacaccTGAGACCCAACAAAGATCTCATTCATTATCGACGTCTTTTATACTCTCAAGTCATGTTAAAAGGTACCATCCACTACCGTTCACAGAGGAATAGCCAATGAAATTTAGAGGAGGAGACATTTCTAGGGCCCTCCTCTGTATCCAATTTCCCCAACAGCCTGGACAGGCGAAACAGTAGCTGTCAGGAGTGAGAGATGAATGGGTGTGACACGCGACAGGTACAAGCTATGATAATAGCCTAACGTAGGTGATGGCTTGTAAGCATTTACAAGCTCGTACTTAGCAGGTATAAGCTATGATAACATCATCCCATGTCGCCCATTAGCACTTAAAGACAAGACTCAAATGACTATCCACTTACTGCTTTTGTTAATTACGAGTTAGCTAGCTGTCCATTCTCCACATCTGTTATCTCTGTGTCTCTAATGCCTTTTGTGCGTCCTCTTCGTGTGTGCTCATCGTTTTGTTGCCTCATGTTCTAGACCTTCACTACATAGGTATAGCTTTTTGTATCAAGCACTCAACGCGTGCTCCTACTTGAGCGTGAGTCTGCGATGTGTAAACTGTACATTTTATAGGTATTAGTGTTATtctcgtgtgcggacgttttcgTTTCGGAGCCGGAGGACGTTtgtggacgtttcggagtcggacgtttgcCGACGGCGTTTCGCCGACGACGTTTcaccgcattatgtcagagagagagagagagagcttacttacttctcaaagaatgaaagtaactactagattacacaataattctttatttcaaacaaattttacaccacagacttcacagacaggtcacagattatgcgcaacagctttgagaaaaaacattgattggcgagagaatgtgtgagctaacggttcacatgaggagggatagtgagagagaactgatacattgatacaatggcgagagaaatgtgtgagctaaggggcgtcacacacttgacttcggctaaaggtcccgcatgaaatgccgaaatgaagttagtcggcaaaacgtccgactccgaaacgtccggtggcgaaacgtcggtcggcaaaacgtccggctccgaaacgtccggcggcgaaacgtccgtcggcgaaaagtccgtgtaccgttaTTCTAGAGTATACAAGTGTTATTTCAGGAATACAAGGCACCCCCGTCAACATCATTCTGGTTGGTTAAGTATAGAAAGTTAAAGTTAAATTTATTCCATTCATTATGTATTAACATCAAAAAGATTAGCATCAGGTGTGACGGCAAGATGGCTATAAAAACCGCCCATCTGCGACTGGCTGCACGGTTTGTCAACGTCCTGTGGGCACTTTACAAATGAGTCGATTTAAACT
Encoded proteins:
- the LOC112568975 gene encoding perivitellin-2 67 kDa subunit encodes the protein MSQLRWWVVSQLLLLIVVCSLDHSEGARVCPKIVPGLDKLRVGVDITKLDLLPLFDLGDNGFRSAVADYTCDRGQTTIVDGESFDVPDQVDSVVIESSGQQTSSVTTIKSESQISQALSISAGISVDTAKAGFSSSASYAEMQEAITKYGRTVSQMSAVYTTCSANLSPNLLLGQNPLQTLSRLPSDFTADTEGYYDFIKTYGTHYFNKGKLGGMFLFTSETDMSYFQNKNSQQVEANIKATFASILSTETGGSSDQSKEVIEFKESSLITAKFFGGQTNLAADGLTKWQPTIAKLPYFMSGTLSTISSLIADTTKRASMELAVKNYLLKAKVANLDRLTYIRLNSWTVGHNELRDLSAQLQNLKKKTIFSDEDEKLLQSIEDQVSVPAWFSDRTTFCFRSTAVGSADQCNGQSTSTLCAEPNRYTQQYMDKTYLGDTGCRLVWKLSTTESSDWFKSVKVNFRWYPTWSPCACGPVGTPFTISAPANSWTQDYLDVTNPKFGECMLQWMIEVPPTATLWAKNLEFCIDFTCGKKKQCVDANHWTEPYLDISAHEACGMSWALIAK